In Dehalococcoidia bacterium, the DNA window AGAGCGGTCATGGTCGCCATGATGGGATTGACCTTGACATCCATCAGATACATAATGCCGCTCGACCATCCGAGGATCAATCCGATGGGGATGGCAGCAGTGAGAACCCTCTTCCAGTTGAGGCGGAATAGAACCAGCAGGGCCGCGAGACAGAGGCTGATCCCAATATAGACCATCTTGTCGCGGCTGTCATCCATGTCCTTGGCGAGCTTGGGTGAGATGGCCACCACGCCGGTAAATTGAATTAAGGAATCTCTGATTAAGTCCCGAATCATGCGATAATAATGGCAGATCAACTCAAGGAGACCTGCCGTGATAAATGGACCCACATTTGCCAGCCTGGCCTATGACAATAAGAAGAAGAGGACTCGT includes these proteins:
- a CDS encoding MMPL family transporter, which translates into the protein MIRDLIRDSLIQFTGVVAISPKLAKDMDDSRDKMVYIGISLCLAALLVLFRLNWKRVLTAAIPIGLILGWSSGIMYLMDVKVNPIMATMTALILGIGTEFTILLLMRYYEEQDRGETPMAAAH